A stretch of Desulfarculaceae bacterium DNA encodes these proteins:
- the hcp gene encoding hydroxylamine reductase, with protein sequence MDMFCYQCEQTAKGTGCTVRGVCGKDPQVASLQDLLTYALKGLAIVAHAARQQGISDVEIDRFTSRALFSTLTNVDFDPERFPPYITKAVEYREELKGKLGQSFSQAAANFQPAASLETMVEQGLEHPLAPAEGERADVVALIHTALFGLRGVAAYADHAAILGQEDDSVYAGVYEILAAMEDESLGLNDWVGLALKVGEINLKAMELLDAGNTGVYGHPVPTEVPLGHKAGKAILVSGHDLADLEQLLEQSQGKGIYVYTHGEMLPTHAYPKLKAYEHFYGHYGTAWQNQGKEFPAFPGAILMTTNCIQKPQGDAGGKLFTTGLVGWPGVPHIPGIGGGKDFAPVIEKALELPGFPSDEDQGSVMTGFARNAVMGVADTVIGAIKSGAIKHFFLVAGCDGAKPGRNYYTEFVEKVPSDSVVLTLACGKFRFFDKKLGDIGGIPRLLDVGQCNDAYSAIQIAVALAGAFDCGVNDLPLSMILSWYEQKACAILLTLLHLGIKDIRLGPSLPAFITPNVLQVLVDNFNIMPISTPDEDLKAILGEAA encoded by the coding sequence ATGGACATGTTCTGTTATCAGTGCGAGCAGACCGCCAAGGGCACCGGTTGCACCGTGCGCGGCGTTTGCGGCAAGGACCCCCAGGTGGCCTCTTTGCAGGACCTTCTTACCTACGCCCTCAAGGGCCTGGCTATCGTGGCCCACGCCGCCCGCCAGCAGGGCATCTCCGACGTTGAGATCGACCGTTTTACCAGCCGGGCCTTGTTCAGCACCCTGACCAACGTGGATTTCGACCCCGAGCGCTTCCCTCCCTACATCACCAAGGCGGTGGAGTACCGCGAGGAGCTCAAGGGCAAGCTAGGCCAAAGCTTCAGCCAGGCCGCGGCCAACTTCCAGCCCGCCGCCAGCCTGGAGACCATGGTGGAGCAGGGGCTTGAGCATCCCCTGGCCCCGGCCGAGGGCGAGCGCGCCGACGTGGTGGCCCTGATCCACACCGCCCTGTTCGGCCTGCGCGGCGTGGCCGCCTATGCCGACCACGCGGCCATCCTGGGCCAGGAGGACGACTCGGTCTATGCCGGCGTATACGAGATCCTGGCGGCCATGGAGGACGAGAGCCTGGGCCTGAACGACTGGGTGGGCCTGGCCCTCAAGGTGGGAGAGATCAACCTCAAGGCCATGGAGCTCTTGGACGCGGGCAACACCGGTGTCTACGGCCACCCCGTGCCCACCGAGGTGCCCCTGGGCCACAAGGCGGGTAAGGCCATCCTGGTCAGCGGCCACGACCTGGCCGACCTGGAGCAGCTGTTGGAGCAGAGCCAGGGAAAGGGCATTTACGTGTACACCCACGGCGAGATGCTCCCCACCCACGCCTATCCCAAGCTCAAGGCCTATGAGCACTTCTACGGCCACTACGGCACCGCCTGGCAAAACCAGGGCAAGGAGTTCCCGGCCTTCCCCGGCGCCATCCTCATGACCACCAACTGCATCCAGAAGCCCCAGGGCGACGCGGGCGGCAAGCTGTTCACCACCGGCCTGGTGGGCTGGCCGGGCGTCCCCCACATTCCGGGCATCGGCGGGGGCAAGGACTTCGCCCCGGTGATCGAAAAGGCCCTGGAGCTGCCGGGCTTCCCCAGCGACGAGGACCAGGGCAGCGTGATGACCGGTTTCGCGCGCAACGCGGTCATGGGCGTGGCCGACACGGTCATCGGCGCGATCAAGAGCGGCGCCATCAAGCACTTCTTCCTGGTGGCCGGTTGCGACGGAGCCAAGCCCGGGCGCAACTACTACACCGAGTTCGTGGAGAAGGTGCCTTCCGATTCGGTGGTGCTCACCCTGGCCTGCGGCAAGTTCCGCTTCTTTGACAAGAAGCTGGGCGACATCGGCGGCATCCCCCGCCTGCTGGACGTGGGCCAGTGCAACGACGCCTACAGCGCCATCCAGATCGCGGTGGCCCTGGCCGGCGCCTTTGACTGCGGGGTCAACGACCTGCCCCTGTCCATGATCCTCTCCTGGTACGAGCAGAAGGCCTGCGCCATTCTGCTGACCCTGTTGCACCTGGGAATCAAGGACATCCGCCTTGGCCCCAGCCTGCCTGCCTTCATCACCCCCAACGTGCTCCAGGTGCTGGTGGACAACTTCAACATCATGCCCATCAGCACCCCGGACGAGGACCTCAAGGCCATCCTGGGCGAGGCCGCCTAA
- a CDS encoding sigma-54 dependent transcriptional regulator, with product MLDMTRLVEQSQDLELALRGVLVRLQRALNLRGARLWQWEAQGPPQVAAGLGEETGLGPDAANRGNVVAAAVVASGREAGRLVVSLPLQEAQDTQAALRLVSAAAVVAGSILGLHQSLVTRCEESPVPEELDPMATHLFLTGQGAAMAQVCDLIKKVAPSEATVLLLGPRGAGKHLAARIIHQLSQRSKRPWARLVCTAWDQGELERRLFGEESGPGNGHAHSRPGMLERAAGGTLYLEEVGALGLPLQARLLRVLQEGEYEPSGGGDTRRASVRVVASSTQDLEARVAQGTFRQDLLYRLAVLPITLPPLKQRREDVAVLADHFLEKYCQASGRAVRLSPQAVGVLTHYAWPGNVAELDNLCQRLVLLARTPEVSLDDLPSFLFYRPAAPEHGEANLSRLEEMEKQEVVAALERNNWVQSHAAAELGLTLRQIGYRVKKFGLENAIKSGRRRNQEATF from the coding sequence GTGCTGGACATGACCCGCCTGGTGGAGCAGTCGCAAGACCTCGAGCTGGCCTTGCGGGGGGTCTTGGTGCGGCTGCAGCGCGCCCTCAACCTGCGGGGCGCGCGTTTGTGGCAATGGGAGGCCCAGGGGCCGCCCCAAGTGGCCGCCGGCCTGGGCGAGGAAACCGGCCTGGGCCCGGACGCGGCCAACCGGGGCAACGTGGTGGCCGCCGCGGTAGTGGCCAGCGGCCGCGAGGCCGGCCGCCTGGTGGTCTCCCTGCCGCTCCAGGAGGCCCAGGACACCCAGGCAGCCCTGCGCCTGGTTTCGGCCGCCGCGGTGGTGGCCGGTTCCATCCTGGGCCTGCACCAGTCCCTGGTCACCCGATGCGAGGAGTCACCCGTGCCCGAAGAACTGGACCCCATGGCGACCCATCTGTTCCTCACCGGCCAGGGGGCGGCCATGGCCCAGGTATGCGACCTGATCAAAAAGGTGGCCCCCAGCGAGGCCACCGTTCTCCTGTTGGGGCCCCGGGGGGCGGGCAAGCATCTGGCCGCGCGCATCATCCACCAGCTGAGCCAGCGCAGCAAAAGGCCCTGGGCCCGTCTGGTCTGCACCGCCTGGGACCAGGGCGAGCTGGAGCGCCGTCTGTTCGGCGAGGAGTCCGGCCCGGGCAACGGCCACGCCCACTCCCGGCCCGGCATGTTGGAACGCGCCGCCGGCGGCACCCTGTATCTGGAAGAAGTAGGCGCCCTGGGCCTGCCCCTGCAGGCGCGCCTGCTGCGCGTATTGCAAGAGGGCGAATACGAGCCCAGCGGAGGCGGCGATACCCGGCGCGCCTCGGTGCGCGTGGTGGCTTCCTCCACCCAGGACCTGGAGGCCCGGGTGGCCCAAGGCACCTTCCGCCAGGATCTGCTCTACCGTTTGGCCGTGCTGCCCATTACCCTGCCGCCGCTCAAACAGCGGCGCGAGGACGTGGCCGTGCTGGCGGACCATTTCCTGGAAAAATATTGCCAAGCCTCGGGGCGCGCCGTGCGCCTGAGCCCCCAGGCGGTGGGGGTCTTGACCCATTACGCCTGGCCGGGCAACGTGGCCGAGCTGGACAACCTGTGCCAGCGCCTGGTGCTCCTGGCCCGCACGCCGGAGGTCTCTCTGGACGACCTGCCCTCCTTCCTTTTCTACCGCCCAGCCGCGCCCGAGCACGGCGAGGCCAACCTTTCGCGCCTGGAGGAGATGGAGAAACAGGAGGTGGTGGCCGCCCTGGAGCGCAACAACTGGGTGCAGTCCCACGCCGCTGCCGAGTTGGGCCTCACCCTGCGCCAGATCGGTTACCGGGTAAAGAAATTCGGCCTGGAAAACGCTATCAAGAGCGGCCGCCGCCGCAACCAGGAAGCCACCTTCTAA
- a CDS encoding HAMP domain-containing histidine kinase, whose product MLCALSCVLVAVLWSSLDPAQESSRQWISRSLWLPLAVVAACFGLRGGLALAGAGSLALVALYGPLTGWPQLMDLAMMWALGFLAGWLVDRHQSAEERQRANQRFTELGRATTTVSHELKNPLGIIGNYAELLAGDPALNAKQNQQLGIILGQVERMRGLLEEVREYSLPLELALMPMDLHALVREVLELMGPASRRVRVRLVDEPWPPAPRVQGDPARLQQLISNLVQNALQASRPGGQVWLSTKEEDGAALLEVIDQGEGLTREEASRIFTPFYTTKKDGTGLGLPICRRIAEAHGGSLELKGVPGKGATARLSLPLAYDPPA is encoded by the coding sequence TTGCTCTGCGCCTTGTCCTGCGTGCTGGTGGCCGTCCTGTGGTCCAGCCTGGACCCGGCCCAGGAATCCTCCCGCCAGTGGATATCCCGCTCCCTGTGGCTGCCCCTGGCCGTGGTCGCGGCCTGCTTCGGGCTGCGGGGCGGCCTGGCCCTGGCCGGGGCCGGGTCCTTGGCCCTGGTGGCCCTGTACGGCCCCCTGACCGGTTGGCCCCAGCTCATGGACCTGGCCATGATGTGGGCCCTGGGCTTTCTGGCCGGATGGCTGGTGGACCGCCACCAGAGCGCGGAGGAGCGCCAACGGGCCAACCAGCGCTTCACCGAACTGGGCCGGGCCACCACCACGGTGAGCCACGAGTTGAAGAACCCCCTGGGCATCATCGGCAACTATGCCGAACTCCTGGCCGGCGATCCCGCCCTCAACGCCAAGCAAAACCAGCAGTTAGGCATTATTCTCGGCCAGGTGGAGCGAATGCGCGGGCTTTTGGAGGAGGTGCGGGAGTATTCCCTGCCCCTGGAGCTGGCCTTGATGCCCATGGACCTGCACGCCCTGGTGCGAGAGGTGCTGGAGCTGATGGGCCCGGCCTCCCGGCGGGTCCGGGTGCGCCTGGTGGACGAGCCCTGGCCCCCGGCTCCCCGGGTGCAAGGTGACCCGGCCCGCTTGCAGCAACTGATCAGCAATCTGGTGCAGAACGCCTTGCAGGCCTCGCGGCCCGGCGGCCAGGTGTGGCTCTCCACCAAGGAGGAGGACGGGGCGGCCTTGCTGGAGGTGATCGATCAGGGCGAGGGGCTCACCCGCGAGGAGGCCTCGCGCATCTTCACGCCTTTTTACACCACCAAAAAGGACGGCACCGGCCTGGGCCTGCCCATCTGCCGGCGCATCGCCGAGGCCCACGGCGGCAGCCTGGAGCTAAAGGGCGTGCCGGGCAAGGGGGCCACGGCCCGCCTCAGCCTGCCTTTGGCCTACGATCCCCCGGCCTAG
- a CDS encoding long-chain fatty acid--CoA ligase produces MSQFPWLAQYDPQVPAHLDYPHTDLFQRLAATADKVPSRVALEFLGTKITYASLFEMAETMAGSLSAKGIKLGDRVALLMPNCPQFVISYLALMRLGATAMLLNPLNVERELIFKFKDSGSRAIIALDLLSGRVNNIRKEIKLDLVVYTGLQDFLPFPKNLLFPIKRALDKNMPKVVIPKDGVTYRFKELLKGSARAPQVSIDPESMAALIYSGGTTGISKGIMLSHRALIANLSQACAWVHMDSADSIVAVLPLFHGFGMSVCMNAPLAFGGTVILLPRFEAGQVLKTIDQAKPSLFAGVPTMFIALKEHPEIDKCDLKSLRGIFVGAAPLPLAVMNEFERRTGAKLIEGYGLTEAVTAISCNPLDGQQKPGTIGIPFPDVQWKIMDLDRGVEEMPQGEAGEIVLTCPDLMTGYLNQTELTAKTIRDGWLHTGDIGVMDPEGYITIVDRKKDLVIVSGFNVFPSEIDEVLHHHPAVAEAVAVGLPHPTKGEFIKAYVVLKRDKSATPQEIMEFCRENLSAYMVPKEVEIRQELPKSMIGKVLRRSLREEEEAKWSAKKGDS; encoded by the coding sequence ATGAGCCAATTCCCTTGGCTGGCCCAGTACGACCCCCAGGTGCCCGCCCACCTGGACTATCCCCACACCGACCTGTTCCAGCGCCTGGCCGCCACCGCCGACAAGGTGCCCTCGCGGGTGGCCCTGGAGTTCCTGGGCACCAAGATCACCTACGCCTCCCTGTTCGAGATGGCCGAAACCATGGCGGGCAGCCTGTCCGCCAAGGGCATCAAGCTCGGCGACCGGGTGGCCCTGCTGATGCCCAACTGCCCCCAGTTCGTGATCTCCTATCTGGCCCTCATGCGCCTGGGGGCCACGGCCATGCTCCTGAACCCGCTCAACGTGGAGCGGGAGCTGATCTTCAAGTTCAAGGACTCGGGCTCCCGGGCCATCATCGCCCTGGACCTGCTCTCGGGCCGGGTAAACAACATCCGCAAGGAGATCAAGCTGGACCTGGTGGTCTACACCGGGTTGCAGGACTTTTTGCCCTTCCCCAAAAACCTCTTGTTCCCCATCAAGCGGGCCTTGGACAAGAACATGCCCAAGGTGGTGATTCCCAAGGACGGGGTCACCTACCGCTTCAAGGAGCTGCTCAAGGGCTCGGCCCGCGCGCCCCAGGTGAGCATCGACCCCGAGTCCATGGCCGCGCTGATCTACTCCGGCGGCACCACGGGCATCAGCAAGGGCATCATGCTCTCCCACCGGGCGCTCATCGCCAACCTGAGCCAGGCCTGCGCCTGGGTGCACATGGACTCGGCCGACTCCATCGTGGCCGTGTTGCCCCTGTTCCACGGCTTCGGCATGAGCGTGTGCATGAACGCGCCCCTGGCCTTCGGCGGCACGGTGATCCTCTTGCCCCGCTTCGAGGCGGGCCAGGTGCTAAAGACCATCGACCAGGCCAAGCCCAGCCTCTTCGCGGGGGTGCCCACCATGTTCATCGCCCTGAAGGAGCACCCGGAAATCGACAAGTGCGACCTGAAGAGCCTCAGAGGCATCTTCGTAGGCGCGGCGCCCCTGCCCCTGGCGGTGATGAACGAGTTCGAGCGGCGCACCGGGGCCAAGCTCATCGAAGGCTACGGCCTCACCGAGGCGGTGACGGCCATCTCCTGCAATCCCCTGGATGGGCAGCAGAAGCCGGGCACCATCGGCATCCCCTTCCCGGACGTGCAGTGGAAGATCATGGACCTGGACCGGGGCGTCGAGGAGATGCCCCAGGGCGAGGCCGGGGAGATCGTGCTCACCTGCCCGGACCTGATGACCGGCTACCTGAACCAGACCGAACTCACCGCCAAGACCATCCGCGACGGCTGGCTCCACACCGGCGACATCGGGGTGATGGACCCCGAGGGCTACATCACCATCGTGGACCGCAAGAAGGACCTGGTCATCGTCAGCGGCTTCAACGTGTTCCCCAGCGAGATCGACGAGGTCTTGCACCACCATCCGGCCGTGGCCGAGGCGGTGGCCGTGGGCCTGCCCCACCCCACCAAGGGCGAGTTCATCAAGGCCTACGTGGTGCTCAAGCGGGACAAAAGCGCCACGCCCCAGGAGATAATGGAGTTCTGCCGGGAGAACCTCTCGGCCTACATGGTGCCCAAGGAGGTGGAGATCCGCCAGGAACTGCCCAAGAGCATGATCGGCAAGGTGCTCCGGCGCAGCCTGCGCGAGGAAGAGGAGGCCAAATGGTCGGCCAAGAAGGGGGATTCCTGA
- a CDS encoding cold shock domain-containing protein, with product MYKVMVFIDGTWLYRTLPRLAEQSGKSEFKIDYGVLPRVVARELSERLGVGIEGIDVVRSHIFASLPTNYDSLDESLITRQNEFYKLLREDYHYETELFNIDFRGRRVRHSDRGPEDNFQPREKCVDIALASKMLYQAAMPFGMDIAVAVLGDRDFTPVLNTVRQLGKRVAVVSVRSSCAQELADPEDREGVKDYDVIWMDDLIEELELRYEPQWLECQSPDHEGDRAFQTTYRPRRGEPVYCDACRQAYSQRRSNGVYLEETEEEYDYGPQAGLPVIGETLDGVVEFKKDDKGYGFVTTDDGVSFFFHLSDLEDLDFENLVEGQAVVFEVKTLPSGGKAGAAENVRAGD from the coding sequence ATGTATAAGGTTATGGTCTTCATCGACGGCACCTGGCTCTACCGCACCCTGCCCCGCCTGGCCGAGCAAAGCGGCAAAAGCGAGTTCAAGATCGACTACGGCGTGCTGCCCCGGGTGGTGGCCCGCGAGCTCAGCGAGCGCCTGGGGGTGGGCATCGAAGGGATCGACGTGGTGCGCAGCCACATCTTCGCCAGCCTGCCCACCAACTACGACTCCCTGGACGAGAGCCTGATCACCCGCCAGAACGAGTTCTACAAGCTCCTCAGGGAGGACTATCACTACGAGACCGAGCTGTTCAACATCGACTTCCGGGGCCGCCGGGTGCGCCACAGCGACCGCGGCCCGGAGGACAACTTCCAGCCCCGCGAGAAGTGCGTGGACATCGCCCTGGCCTCCAAGATGCTCTATCAGGCGGCCATGCCCTTTGGCATGGACATCGCCGTGGCCGTGCTTGGCGACCGCGACTTCACCCCGGTACTCAACACCGTGCGCCAGCTCGGCAAGCGGGTGGCCGTGGTGAGCGTGCGCTCCTCCTGCGCCCAGGAGCTGGCCGACCCCGAGGACCGCGAGGGGGTGAAGGACTACGACGTGATCTGGATGGACGACCTCATCGAGGAGCTGGAGCTGCGCTACGAGCCCCAGTGGCTGGAGTGCCAGTCCCCGGACCACGAGGGCGACCGCGCCTTCCAGACCACCTACCGCCCCCGCCGGGGCGAGCCGGTCTATTGCGACGCCTGCCGCCAGGCCTACTCCCAGCGGCGCTCCAACGGGGTGTACCTCGAGGAGACCGAGGAAGAGTACGACTACGGCCCCCAGGCCGGGCTGCCGGTGATCGGCGAGACCCTGGACGGGGTGGTGGAGTTCAAGAAGGATGACAAGGGCTACGGCTTCGTGACCACCGACGACGGGGTCAGCTTCTTCTTCCACCTCTCGGACCTGGAAGACCTGGACTTCGAGAACCTGGTCGAGGGCCAGGCGGTGGTCTTCGAGGTCAAGACCCTGCCTTCGGGCGGCAAGGCCGGAGCGGCCGAGAACGTGCGCGCCGGCGACTAG
- a CDS encoding aldo/keto reductase, whose translation MPASSLKQTTLGDTGLTVSEIGFGGIPLTRVPQREAIAIIHRALDLGVNFFDTARLYGDSENKMGLALEGRRQEIVLASKTMGRDAATAAEDLAQTLTNLRTDYLDLYQLHNVAKPEVLEQVLAPDGAYQTALKAQQEGRVRHIGLSSHHPDVALAAIETGKFATIQFACNFVEDQAAARVFAAAKERGMGCIGMKPLGGGLLERADLCFRWLQRLSGVVPIPGIQAMSELEEIAGLYAQRRPLNEADLMAMAAIRAELGSRFCHRCGYCMPCPNGIDIPMAMLFRSQRRRFPPQELAAMSGKAIQEVENCLQCGECEERCPYELPIPEMLQEILGEYRQFISELNK comes from the coding sequence ATGCCTGCATCATCGTTAAAGCAAACCACCCTGGGCGACACCGGCCTCACGGTCTCCGAAATCGGCTTCGGCGGCATACCGCTGACCCGGGTGCCCCAGCGCGAGGCCATAGCCATCATCCACCGCGCCCTGGATCTGGGCGTCAACTTCTTCGACACCGCGCGGCTCTATGGCGACAGCGAGAACAAGATGGGCCTGGCCCTGGAAGGCCGGCGCCAAGAGATAGTTCTGGCTTCCAAGACCATGGGCCGCGACGCGGCCACCGCCGCCGAGGACCTGGCCCAGACCCTCACGAACCTGCGCACCGATTATTTGGACCTGTACCAGCTGCACAACGTGGCCAAGCCCGAGGTGCTGGAGCAGGTGCTGGCCCCGGACGGGGCCTACCAGACGGCGCTCAAGGCCCAGCAGGAGGGCAGGGTCAGGCACATCGGCCTGTCCTCGCACCACCCGGACGTGGCCCTGGCGGCCATCGAGACCGGCAAGTTCGCCACCATCCAGTTCGCCTGCAACTTCGTGGAGGACCAAGCCGCCGCCAGGGTCTTCGCCGCCGCCAAGGAGCGGGGCATGGGCTGCATCGGCATGAAGCCCCTGGGCGGCGGGCTGCTGGAGCGGGCTGATTTGTGCTTCCGCTGGCTGCAAAGGCTCTCCGGCGTGGTGCCCATCCCGGGCATCCAGGCCATGAGCGAGCTGGAGGAAATCGCGGGGCTCTACGCCCAGCGCCGGCCGCTGAACGAGGCGGACCTGATGGCCATGGCCGCCATCCGGGCCGAGCTGGGCAGCCGCTTCTGCCACCGCTGCGGCTACTGCATGCCTTGCCCCAACGGCATCGACATCCCCATGGCCATGCTCTTCCGCTCCCAGCGCAGGCGCTTCCCGCCCCAGGAGCTGGCCGCCATGTCGGGCAAGGCCATCCAGGAGGTGGAGAACTGCCTGCAATGCGGCGAGTGCGAAGAGCGCTGCCCCTACGAGCTGCCCATTCCGGAAATGCTGCAAGAGATACTGGGCGAGTATCGCCAGTTTATTTCCGAGTTGAATAAATAG
- a CDS encoding 2-hydroxyglutaryl-CoA dehydratase: MSFFAGIDVGSLSSDAVIVDAAGGIKGWAVTETGAHSTNAAEAALNTALERAGLEPGQIAFTVATGYGRAAVPGAGKKVTEITCHALGAHTLFPDVGTVVDIGGQDSKVIRLGDGGKVVDFVMNDKCAAGTGRFLEVMAVKLGVGLDDLGRLSLGAEGEVAISSVCTVFAESEVVSLVAKNQPIPQIIKGLHRAVVNRVAAMTGTTGVKERVIMSGGVAKNQGVVALMSERLGVEISVPDEPQIVGALGAALIAAREGA; encoded by the coding sequence ATGTCCTTTTTCGCCGGCATAGACGTAGGCTCCCTGAGCAGCGACGCGGTCATCGTGGACGCGGCCGGGGGCATCAAGGGCTGGGCGGTCACCGAGACCGGGGCCCACAGCACCAACGCGGCCGAGGCCGCCCTGAACACCGCCCTGGAGCGGGCAGGGCTGGAGCCCGGGCAGATCGCCTTCACCGTGGCCACCGGCTATGGCCGGGCCGCCGTGCCTGGCGCGGGCAAGAAGGTCACCGAGATCACCTGCCACGCCCTGGGGGCTCACACCCTGTTCCCGGACGTGGGCACGGTGGTAGACATCGGCGGGCAGGACTCCAAGGTGATCCGCCTGGGCGATGGCGGCAAGGTGGTGGACTTCGTGATGAACGACAAGTGCGCCGCCGGGACGGGACGCTTTCTGGAGGTGATGGCGGTCAAGCTGGGGGTGGGCCTGGACGACCTGGGCCGCCTTAGCCTGGGTGCCGAGGGCGAGGTGGCCATCTCCAGCGTGTGCACCGTGTTCGCCGAGAGCGAGGTGGTCTCGTTGGTGGCCAAGAACCAGCCCATCCCCCAGATCATCAAGGGCCTGCACCGCGCGGTGGTGAACCGGGTGGCGGCCATGACCGGCACCACGGGCGTGAAAGAGCGGGTGATCATGTCCGGCGGGGTGGCCAAGAACCAGGGCGTGGTGGCCTTGATGTCCGAGCGCCTGGGCGTGGAAATCTCGGTGCCCGACGAGCCCCAGATCGTGGGGGCCTTGGGCGCGGCGCTGATCGCGGCGCGGGAGGGGGCCTAG
- a CDS encoding 2-hydroxyacyl-CoA dehydratase, with translation MSLSAKAKLSFMKDLGFPAMLSLQKAMKGKRGPRKANPDFGPPLKCAARLKEIMMRHYYLARFAPGAKPVAWVTSGAPVELLRALDFYTIYPENHGALCGAQKMGPELCQVAEDEGYSADLCSYARVDLGHMLSGKTPAGRLPKPDLLFCSNNICQTVVYWYKVMAHRYGVPLVMFDTPFNYGEIKDDDIDYMKGQIKDMIPVLEKAAGRSFDMERFMAVAELSKSTSELWGLCLETMKAKPAPMTIFDAFVHLAPVVSLRGLPVAREYYEILYAELLERVRAGIGAITNERKRLMWDNIAIWYKVRDFSELFAARGMNFVAATYTNAWAETIQHLDMSRPFESLAKTYSLVILNNNLEHRLNLMAKMVEDYAVDGLVVHSARSCKPYSLGQYDLKRILSERLGIPAVVIEADITDYRYFSEEQALTRLEAFFEALEAA, from the coding sequence ATGAGCCTGAGCGCCAAGGCCAAACTGAGCTTCATGAAGGACCTGGGCTTTCCGGCCATGCTGAGCCTGCAAAAGGCCATGAAGGGCAAGCGGGGCCCACGCAAGGCCAACCCCGATTTCGGGCCTCCCCTCAAGTGCGCCGCGCGGCTCAAAGAGATCATGATGCGCCACTACTATTTGGCGCGTTTCGCCCCGGGTGCCAAGCCGGTGGCCTGGGTCACCTCGGGCGCGCCGGTGGAGCTCTTACGGGCCCTGGACTTCTACACCATCTACCCCGAGAACCACGGGGCCCTGTGCGGGGCCCAGAAGATGGGGCCCGAGCTGTGCCAGGTGGCCGAGGACGAGGGCTACTCAGCGGATCTGTGCTCCTACGCCCGGGTGGACCTGGGGCACATGCTAAGCGGCAAGACCCCGGCTGGGCGGCTGCCCAAGCCTGACCTGTTGTTCTGCTCCAACAACATCTGCCAGACCGTGGTGTACTGGTACAAGGTCATGGCTCACCGCTACGGCGTGCCCTTGGTGATGTTCGACACGCCCTTCAACTACGGCGAGATCAAGGACGACGACATCGACTACATGAAGGGCCAGATCAAGGACATGATCCCGGTGCTGGAAAAAGCGGCGGGCCGGTCCTTTGACATGGAGCGCTTCATGGCCGTGGCCGAGCTGAGCAAATCCACCAGCGAGCTGTGGGGCCTGTGCCTGGAGACCATGAAGGCCAAGCCCGCTCCCATGACCATCTTCGACGCCTTCGTGCACCTGGCCCCGGTGGTGAGCCTGCGCGGATTGCCCGTGGCCAGGGAGTATTACGAGATCCTCTACGCCGAGCTTTTGGAGCGGGTGCGGGCCGGGATTGGGGCCATTACCAACGAGCGTAAGCGGCTCATGTGGGACAACATCGCCATCTGGTACAAGGTGCGCGACTTCTCCGAGCTCTTCGCGGCGCGGGGCATGAACTTCGTGGCCGCCACCTATACCAACGCCTGGGCCGAGACCATCCAGCATTTGGACATGAGCCGGCCCTTCGAGTCCCTGGCCAAGACCTACTCCCTGGTGATCCTGAACAACAACCTGGAGCACCGGCTGAACCTCATGGCCAAGATGGTCGAGGATTACGCGGTGGACGGCCTGGTGGTGCACTCGGCCCGCTCCTGCAAGCCTTACTCCCTGGGGCAGTACGACTTGAAGCGCATCCTCAGCGAGCGCCTGGGCATACCCGCCGTGGTCATCGAGGCGGACATCACCGACTACCGTTACTTTAGCGAGGAACAGGCCCTCACCCGCTTGGAGGCCTTTTTCGAGGCCCTGGAAGCGGCCTAG